Proteins from a genomic interval of Kaistia defluvii:
- a CDS encoding FtsB family cell division protein, whose amino-acid sequence MTTRQRKHSKLRRLILPLGSLAVMGYFAYHSFNGDYGIWSRERMEREAIVLEKELAELKANRLSLVARAQLLRPESLDPDMIDERARAKLNVVQADELVISIAASQ is encoded by the coding sequence ATGACCACTCGACAGCGCAAGCATTCCAAGCTTCGGCGGCTCATCCTTCCACTCGGCTCGCTCGCCGTGATGGGCTACTTCGCCTACCATTCCTTCAATGGCGATTACGGTATCTGGTCGCGCGAGCGAATGGAGCGGGAAGCCATTGTCCTGGAAAAGGAATTGGCGGAACTGAAGGCGAACCGCCTCTCTCTGGTGGCTCGCGCGCAGCTGCTCCGGCCCGAGAGTCTCGATCCCGACATGATCGACGAGAGGGCCCGTGCCAAGCTCAATGTCGTCCAGGCAGACGAGTTGGTGATCAGCATTGCTGCATCGCAATAG
- a CDS encoding DEAD/DEAH box helicase produces MVSLVQNPALARALAEKGYETLTPVQTAVLQDSVGENDLLVSAQTGSGKTVAYGLAFASTLLGNEERFGPATEPLALIIAPTRELALQVQRELIWLYGPAGARIASCVGGMDVRREARALEMGAHIVVGTPGRLRDHLERGRLDISKLKVVVLDEADEMLDLGFKEDLELILDASPKERRTMLFSATLPREIVRLAKQYQRDAIRIDTIDQSQPHGDIEYRALRVAPNEIDHAVVNVLRYFDQPATLVFCSTRESVRRLHASLQERGFEVVALSGELSQGERMHALQALRDGRARVCVATDVAARGLDLPDLGLVVHADLPTGPAILLHRSGRTGRAGRKGISALLVPYTNRSKALRLISAAGVDAYWTAAPSADEVRAKDQERLLEKAMVSEPASEEDMALATELLTKRTPEEIAAALIRLHRSRLPSPEDLFDPGQQQDRGARDAKPRRQDSPRSERSDRSDRDAPRGERPPRAPRDASDGQWPTSGPGSENGRVERPQQDMVWFRMSIGHQKNADPKWLLPLICRRGHVTKNEIGAIKIFERDTRFEIVAEAAERFTVALRRGGEEEIRIEPADGAPVGGAGARGPGKKPTRRAGFKPGGAGGKPGFKPGGKPGFKKRERNDG; encoded by the coding sequence ATGGTATCGCTCGTCCAGAATCCAGCCCTCGCACGCGCCCTCGCGGAAAAGGGCTATGAAACGCTTACCCCCGTCCAGACCGCTGTCCTCCAGGATAGCGTCGGCGAAAACGATCTCCTCGTCTCCGCGCAGACCGGCTCCGGCAAGACGGTGGCCTACGGCCTCGCCTTTGCCTCGACGCTTCTGGGCAATGAAGAACGCTTCGGCCCGGCCACCGAGCCGCTGGCCCTCATCATCGCCCCGACGCGCGAACTGGCTCTGCAGGTCCAGCGCGAGCTGATCTGGCTCTATGGCCCGGCGGGTGCGCGAATCGCCTCCTGCGTCGGCGGCATGGACGTCCGCCGCGAAGCCCGCGCGCTGGAAATGGGCGCGCATATCGTCGTCGGCACGCCGGGCCGCCTGCGCGACCATCTGGAGCGCGGACGCCTCGACATCTCCAAGCTCAAGGTCGTCGTGCTCGACGAGGCCGACGAGATGCTCGACCTCGGCTTCAAGGAAGATCTGGAGCTGATCCTCGACGCGTCGCCGAAAGAGCGCCGCACAATGCTGTTCTCGGCCACGCTGCCGCGCGAAATCGTGCGCCTGGCCAAGCAGTATCAGCGGGACGCCATCCGCATCGACACGATCGACCAGAGCCAGCCGCATGGCGACATCGAATATCGTGCGCTGCGCGTTGCGCCGAACGAGATCGACCACGCCGTCGTCAACGTGCTGCGCTATTTCGACCAGCCGGCAACGCTCGTCTTCTGCTCGACGCGTGAATCGGTTCGCCGCCTGCATGCAAGCCTTCAGGAGCGCGGCTTCGAAGTCGTGGCGCTGTCGGGCGAGCTCAGCCAGGGCGAGCGCATGCATGCGCTGCAGGCTCTGCGCGACGGCCGCGCCCGTGTCTGCGTCGCCACCGACGTCGCCGCGCGCGGTCTGGATCTCCCGGATCTCGGCCTTGTCGTCCATGCCGACCTGCCGACCGGCCCCGCCATCCTGCTGCACCGTTCGGGCCGTACCGGCCGCGCCGGCCGCAAGGGTATTTCTGCCCTGCTCGTTCCCTACACCAACCGCTCCAAGGCGCTGCGCCTGATCAGCGCCGCCGGCGTCGACGCCTACTGGACGGCCGCCCCGTCGGCCGACGAGGTTCGCGCCAAGGATCAGGAACGCCTCCTCGAGAAGGCCATGGTCTCCGAGCCGGCTTCCGAGGAAGACATGGCGCTCGCGACCGAACTCCTCACCAAGCGCACGCCGGAAGAAATCGCCGCCGCGCTGATCCGCCTGCACCGTTCGCGCCTGCCCTCGCCCGAGGATCTGTTCGATCCCGGCCAGCAGCAGGATCGCGGCGCACGCGACGCCAAGCCCCGCCGCCAGGACAGCCCGCGCAGCGAGCGCAGCGATCGTTCCGACCGCGATGCGCCCCGTGGCGAGCGCCCGCCCCGCGCCCCGCGCGACGCCAGTGACGGCCAGTGGCCGACCAGTGGTCCCGGCAGCGAGAACGGCCGCGTCGAGCGCCCGCAGCAGGACATGGTCTGGTTCCGCATGAGCATCGGCCACCAAAAGAACGCGGATCCGAAGTGGCTGCTGCCGCTGATCTGCCGTCGTGGCCACGTCACCAAGAACGAGATCGGCGCGATCAAGATCTTCGAACGCGACACGCGCTTCGAGATCGTCGCCGAGGCGGCCGAGCGCTTCACCGTCGCGCTGCGTCGCGGTGGCGAGGAAGAGATCCGCATCGAGCCGGCTGACGGCGCGCCCGTCGGCGGCGCCGGTGCCCGTGGCCCCGGCAAGAAGCCGACCCGCCGCGCTGGCTTCAAGCCCGGCGGCGCCGGCGGCAAGCCCGGTTTCAAGCCGGGCGGCAAGCCCGGCTTCAAGAAGCGCGAACGCAACGACGGCTAA